One Budorcas taxicolor isolate Tak-1 chromosome 13, Takin1.1, whole genome shotgun sequence DNA window includes the following coding sequences:
- the OCSTAMP gene encoding osteoclast stimulatory transmembrane protein produces MRPPRGTLEHLIRTRWRHWYLGLRKALALLQATWIAYSQPVPASCGQLLTQVLLCGALALAAASLTYCWLASSLLYPLGPSAVVATVCGLLAFLGLVLVPPARCLFALSVPTLGTEQGRRLLLSWSTATLTVAVVPNVLANLRAAGQVLRCVTEGSLESLLNTTHWLQTGSQALVHDGQAGSKGLTLQAQGDSATAFRLHVLRVTRQVLEDFSGLESSARVVALGTQRVVTGLFILGLLLDSAWYLHRYLTDLRFDNIYATRQLTQRLAEVGATHLTASPPAWLLWAARLRLSQAELLSCLVRLGLFTLLLLAMAVTVALDHVAFLLAQAAVGWARELPAMPVMLTVKYDAKYTVLGFIPFLFNQPPPENPYLSAHNSFQWELRFTAPGCPLLPAQRPHTAALLAAGALQLVACSTVLLETYARRLRHSIAASFFRTQEARRVRHLHARLQRRYDRHRGQPAQPQDASSCF; encoded by the exons GTGGAGACACTGGTACCTGGGGCTCCGCAAGGCCCTTGCCCTGCTGCAGGCCACCTGGATTGCCTACTCCCAGCCCGTCCCAGCCAGCTGTGGCCAGCTGCTGACCCAGGTCCTCCTGTGTGGTGCCCTGGCCCTTGCTGCCGCAAGTCTGACCTACTGCTGGCTGGCGTCCTCGCTGCTTTATCCTCTCGGGCCCTCGGCCGTGGTGGCCACTGTCTGCGGCCTCCTGGCCTTCCTGGGGCTGGTCCTGGTGCCCCCCGCCCGCTGCCTGTTTGCGCTCAGTGTGCCCACGCTGGGCACAGAGCAAGGCCGCCGGCTTCTCCTGTCCTGGAGCACCGCCACGCTGACCGTCGCCGTGGTGCCCAATGTCCTGGCCAACCTGCGTGCCGCTGGGCAGGTGCTGAGGTGCGTCACGGAGGGCTCCTTGGAGAGTCTGCTCAACACCACTCACTGGCTGCAGACAGGATCGCAGGCCCTGGTCCATGACGGCCAGGCGGGCAGCAAAGGCCTGACGCTCCAGGCCCAGGGCGACAGCGCCACCGCCTTCCGGCTCCACGTGCTCAGGGTCACCCGGCAGGTCCTGGAGGACTTCTCTGGCCTGGAGTCCTCGGCCCGGGTGGTAGCACTGGGGACCCAGAGGGTGGTCACTGGGCTCTTTATCCTGGGCCTCCTGCTGGACTCAGCCTGGTACCTCCACCGCTACCTGACCGACCTGCGGTTTGATAACATCTATGCCACCCGGCAGCTGACTCAGCGGCTGGCAGAGGTCGGGGCCACCCACCTGACGGCCTCCCCTCCAGCCTGGCTGCTCTGGGCAGCCCGGCTGAGGCTGTCCCAGGCGGAACTGCTGAGCTGTCTGGTGAGGCTGGGGCTGTTCACCCTGCTCCTGCTGGCCATGGCGGTGACGGTGGCCCTGGACCACGTGGCCTTCCTTCTGGCGCAGGCAGCCGTGGGCTGGGCTCGGGAGCTGCCCGCTATGCCCGTCATGCTCACCGTCAAGTACGAT GCTAAGTACACCGTCCTGGGCTTCATCCCCTTCCTCTTCAACCAGCCGCCTCCAGAGAACCCTTACCTCTCTGCCCACAACTCTTTCCAGTGGGAGCTGCGCTTCACTGCCCCTGGCTGCCCGCTGCTGCCCGCCCAGCGCCCGCACACGGCCGCGCTCCTGGCTGCAGGTGCCCTGCAGCTCGTGGCTTGCTCCACGGTCCTCCTGGAGACCTATGCCCGCCGCTTGCGGCACAGCATCGCTGCCTCCTTCTTCAGGACCCAGGAGGCCAGGAGGGTCCGCCACCTTCATGCCCGCCTCCAGCGAAGATATGACAGGCACCGAGGCCAGCCAGCACAGCCACAAGACGCTTCCTCCTGCTTCTGA